The uncultured Treponema sp. genomic sequence AGAAAAATTCTTTGAAAATTATTTTTGATTCTCCGGTTGTGCTTGTTTTTTCTATTGTTTCAGCGATGATTTTTGTTGCTGACTTGATTTTAAAGCTCAATGTTTCTGAAAAAATTTTTGAATGTCCCGGAGCAAAATCTGTTCCCGCGTTTGACTTTAAATCAGCGTTGAATTATGCAAAACTTGTCATTTATCCGTTCGGCGGCGGAAATTCAACTTCTTTCTTTTTAAATACTGGATTCATTCTTTTGCTCGGTCCTGTTTTGGAAGAACGTTACGGCTCGGTTATGCTTGCTCTTATGATTTTTATAACTTCCCTTGTGGGCGGAGTTTTGACGGCTTGCGTTTCAACATTTGGAATTTCTGGATGCGGCGGAATTGTTTTTATGATGATAATTCTTTCGGTGCTTTCCGTGTTTATAAAAAAGCAGCTTCCAGTTTCCTGGATTTTTATTTTCGTCCTTTATTTTGCGTTTGCTCTTACCAGCGGAAAAAAGATTTCAGGATTTATGCCGTTTATGCAAAATAATGTTCCTGTTTTTATTCAGCTTGCGTCTGGAATCTGCGGAAGCCTTTTTGGATTTTTTGTCTGCCCAAAAAAACGTTCTTCTCAAACTCAAAAAAAGCAGCAGGAAAAAACAATTGAAAATGAGCCGGAATATTCTTCAAGCAGCGATGAAACTATAGTTGGAAACATCAGCTTGTAGCGGATTTTCTTTTAACTTGTTTTTAACTTTTTGCGATGCGGCTTTGTCTTTTCTAAACGCAATAATTGATATATAATTCAGTTTATGGAATGCAAGGTAAAAAGATTCGGAATTCTTACAAGCGGCGGAGATGCGCCTGGACTTAATGCTGCGATAAGGGCTTTGTGCCGTGCCGCAAAAAATCAGTATAACATGGAAGCTGTGGGAATTTTCAACGGCTACCGCGGGCTTATAAACGGAGACATGAAGGTTCTTTCTGAAAATGAGCTTTCTGGTCTTATAGCTCAAGGTGGAACAATTCTTGGAACTTCAAGAGAGAAGCCTTTTAAAAATCCAGTTGTAAACGAAGCGACCGGTCTTTTGCCTGTTGAAGCCATAAAAGAAAACTACAAAAAATGGAATCTTGATGCCCTTGTTTGTATCGGTGGAAACGGAACAAACACAACTGCAAGCCTTTTGTTTCAGTCTGGACTGAATGTAATCGGACTTCCAAAAACAATTGACAACGACATTGAAGGCTCTGATGTAACGTTCGGATTTTATACAGCCTTGGATGTTGCGACTGATGCGATTGACAGAATCCACACTACAGCCTGCAGCCACGGCAGAGTTATGATTGTTGAAATCATGGGGCACAAAGCCGGCTGGCTTGGACTTTATTCAGGAATTGCTGGCGGCGGAGATGCTATTTTGATTCCGGAAATTCCTTACGATATAAGCAGCGTTGCAAAAAAAATAAAGGAACGCAAATCCTCTGGGAAGAATTTTTCAATTGTTGTTGTTGCGGAAGGCGCAAAGTCAAAAGAAGAATCCTTGCTTGACAAAAAAGCTTTTAAAAAGGCAAGGGCGGCAATGCAATGTTCCATAGGCGCAAGAGTTGCAAAGGAGCTTGAAGAAGCAACTGGATTTGAATGCCGTGCGACTGTTGTTGGCTACTTGCAGCGCGGAGGAACGCCTTCTCCTTATGACCGTCTCCTTTCCACACAGATTGGAGCCGCCGCCGCAGATTTTCTTGCTCAGGAAAAATTCGGAAATCTTGTTGCGGTTCAGAACGGAAAAATAAAGCCAGTTCCGCTTGACTTCGTTGCTGGAAAAGTAAAGAACATTCCGCTCGATCATCCTATGATAAAAACTGCCAGAGACTTGGGTATTTGCCTTGGAGACTAATTTTAAATGCTGGTTTTGCGCTGAATGTCTTGGCTTTGGCTGCGCTGGCGAGCTTCCCGGAATGGGCGGCGTGAATGCGAATAAAAATTTCATCTTGAACTGCGCCGCTTGGAAAAAATTAAATTTCGGTCCGTTTGACTTTGGTAAAAAAGAAATCCGGCTTGCCCCGATGACTGGCGCTGTTGAAAATGTCGGCTACCCTGACGAAAAGCAATTTTACTTTGACTTGATAAACGAATGTTCAAAGTTTGGAATAAAGCTTAGCATTGGCGACGGCGTTCCAGACACAAAGTTAAAGTGGGGAATTGAAGCCGTTCAGTCAGCCGAGAAAAAAGCGTCAGTTTTTATAAAGCCTTACAGCAACAAAAAAATTCTTGAGCGTTTTGAATGGGCGCAAAATATTTCTGAATATTGCGGAATCGACATTGACGCATACAACATTGTAACGATGCGGAGCAAAGCCCAGCTTGAAAAAAAAGATTCGTCTTTGCTGATTGAGTTGAAAAAATATTTTTCTAAAAAAGGAATTCCGTTTGTAATAAAAGGAATTTTTACGGATGAGGATTTGCAGCTTGTTAAAGAAGTGAAGCCGGATGTTGCTTTTGTTTCAAATCACGGCGGGCGCATTGAAACTCGTGAAGGCAGTTCCGCAGAATTCCTTTCTGAAAACTTTAAAATGCTAAAATCAAATTGCGCGGAACTTTGGGTTGACGGCGGAATCCGTTCTTGGAATGATGTGTTCAAGGCTCAAAGCTATGGAGCTTCTGAAGTTCTTGTTGGTCGTCCTTTTGCTTCTGCGCTTTGCAAAAAAATTTCTTTTGATAATGTTTTAAAAAATTGAGGTAATAAATGAAAAACGAAAATAATTCCATGAACTACAAAATTGCTATGGCTGGTGTTTTTTCTGCGCTCAGCATTATTTTAAGTTTTACGCCGCTTGGCTACATTCAGCTTGGAAGCGCGATTCAAATAACTTTGATGCACATTCCTGTAATTCTTGCAACTCTTTTGGCTGGACTTGTTCCGGGGCTTGCAACTGGATTTATTTTTGGTGTTTCTAGCCTTGTAAAAAATCTTATGCTTGGAGCTGCGGCAAGTCCATTTTTTATGAATCCGCTTGTTTCTGTTTTGCCACGGTTGCTTTTTCCTGTTGCTGTCTGGGCGATTTTTACTTTGCTCAATTTTATTCCGCGTATGCCAAAAATTATAAGCGGTGCTATTGCTGCTGCCCTTGGAACTTTTATTCATACAGTTCTTGTTATGGGCGCGATTTTTATTTTCTACGGAAACATTTTTCTTCCGATGGTTCTTGGCGCAATTGAAAAAATTGGAATCAGCACAGAAAATATTTCCGGGCTCAAGGCGTTTGTGGCGATTATTGCAACAACGATGATTACAAACGGATTTTTTGAAGTGCTTTGCGCAGTTATTCTTTCGTGCGCTGTTCTTGGATGCGTTTATGCAGTCGGCTCAAGGAAGTCAAAGATTTCAAAATT encodes the following:
- a CDS encoding rhomboid family intramembrane serine protease, which codes for MAKKNSLKIIFDSPVVLVFSIVSAMIFVADLILKLNVSEKIFECPGAKSVPAFDFKSALNYAKLVIYPFGGGNSTSFFLNTGFILLLGPVLEERYGSVMLALMIFITSLVGGVLTACVSTFGISGCGGIVFMMIILSVLSVFIKKQLPVSWIFIFVLYFAFALTSGKKISGFMPFMQNNVPVFIQLASGICGSLFGFFVCPKKRSSQTQKKQQEKTIENEPEYSSSSDETIVGNISL
- a CDS encoding ATP-dependent 6-phosphofructokinase, whose amino-acid sequence is MECKVKRFGILTSGGDAPGLNAAIRALCRAAKNQYNMEAVGIFNGYRGLINGDMKVLSENELSGLIAQGGTILGTSREKPFKNPVVNEATGLLPVEAIKENYKKWNLDALVCIGGNGTNTTASLLFQSGLNVIGLPKTIDNDIEGSDVTFGFYTALDVATDAIDRIHTTACSHGRVMIVEIMGHKAGWLGLYSGIAGGGDAILIPEIPYDISSVAKKIKERKSSGKNFSIVVVAEGAKSKEESLLDKKAFKKARAAMQCSIGARVAKELEEATGFECRATVVGYLQRGGTPSPYDRLLSTQIGAAAADFLAQEKFGNLVAVQNGKIKPVPLDFVAGKVKNIPLDHPMIKTARDLGICLGD
- a CDS encoding alpha-hydroxy-acid oxidizing protein; its protein translation is METNFKCWFCAECLGFGCAGELPGMGGVNANKNFILNCAAWKKLNFGPFDFGKKEIRLAPMTGAVENVGYPDEKQFYFDLINECSKFGIKLSIGDGVPDTKLKWGIEAVQSAEKKASVFIKPYSNKKILERFEWAQNISEYCGIDIDAYNIVTMRSKAQLEKKDSSLLIELKKYFSKKGIPFVIKGIFTDEDLQLVKEVKPDVAFVSNHGGRIETREGSSAEFLSENFKMLKSNCAELWVDGGIRSWNDVFKAQSYGASEVLVGRPFASALCKKISFDNVLKN
- a CDS encoding ECF transporter S component, whose protein sequence is MKNENNSMNYKIAMAGVFSALSIILSFTPLGYIQLGSAIQITLMHIPVILATLLAGLVPGLATGFIFGVSSLVKNLMLGAAASPFFMNPLVSVLPRLLFPVAVWAIFTLLNFIPRMPKIISGAIAAALGTFIHTVLVMGAIFIFYGNIFLPMVLGAIEKIGISTENISGLKAFVAIIATTMITNGFFEVLCAVILSCAVLGCVYAVGSRKSKISKFEE